In Calypte anna isolate BGI_N300 chromosome Z, bCalAnn1_v1.p, whole genome shotgun sequence, the following are encoded in one genomic region:
- the GFM2 gene encoding ribosome-releasing factor 2, mitochondrial, translating to MLRIPRKFSVNALKPSSLCNKCMYYRKTRMRVVTAIQQNCSMRNYSSPPGDVKSLRSVINPHISRIRNIGIMAHIDAGKTTTTERMLYYSGYIRTPGDVDDGDTVTDFMVQERERGITIQSAAVTFDWKDYRINLIDTPGHVDFTVEVERSLRVLDGAVAVFDASAGVEAQTLTVWRQADKHQIPRICFLNKMDKNRASFTYAVESIKQKLKTKPLLLQVPIGEAKTFRGLVDVVTKEQIIWKPTSDLDDGKKFEQKPLLEADDPSLFQEVQDARNALIEQVADLDDEFAELVLGEYSENFDLIPSDKLQSAIRRVTLAQKAVPVLCGSALKNKGVQPLLDAITMYLPAPNERSYEFLQWYKDDLCALAFKVLHDKHRGPLVFVRVYSGSLKPQSAVYNINKSCTERMSRLLLPFADQQIEIPSLMPGNIALTVGLKQSATGDTIVSSKASAVAAARRAGRDAGGEKRSTSEVESLLLAGVEIPDPVFFCTIEPPSITKQQDLDNALSCLQREDPSLKVKLDPDTGQTILCGMGELHIEIIHDRIKREYGIETYLGSLQIAYRETILNAAQATDVLDRTVGDKRHFVTAELEVRPRLGERATTKPVIQYAPSVIEGLPEELQAAIENGITNSCIQGPLLGSPVQDIDVTVQSLTVHPDTSHTMVSACVSRCMQKAMKKAGIQVLEPLMNLEITVGEEHLSAALADLAQRRGSIQEIQSRQDNRVVVAAVPLAEMMGYSTVLRSLTSGSATFTLELASYQALSSQEQSALLQRKMGLV from the exons tgcaTGTATTACAGGAAGACAAGAATGAGAGTCGTAACTGCAATACAGCAAAACTGCAGTATGAGAAACTACAGTTCTCCACCAG GAGATGTTAAATCTCTGCGTTCTGTCATTAATCCTCACATATCCAG aaTCCGAAACATTGGCATTATGGCCCACATAGATGCAGGGAAAACTACGACAACAGAGAGAATGCTGTATTATTCTGGATACATAAGAACACCTGGAG ATGTTGATGATGGGGACACAGTGACAGACTTCATGGTACAGGAACGAGAACGTGGCATTACCATTCAGTCTGCTGCTGTTACGTTTGACTGGAAGGACTACAGAATCAATCTGATTGATACCCCAG gtcatGTGGACTTTACAGTGGAAGTTGAGCGTTCCTTGAGAGTTCTGGATGGAGCTGTAGCAGTGTTTGATGCTTCAGCTGGTGTTGAG GCCCAAACTCTGACAGTGTGGAGGCAAGCAGACAAACACCAGATACCACGGATTTGTTTTTTGAACAAGATGGACAAAAACAGGGCAAG TTTTACATATGCTGTTGAGAGCATCAAACAGAAGTTGAAGACAAAACCTTTGCTTTTACAG GTGCCCATTGGGGAAGCCAAGACTTTCAGAGGACTGGTTGATGTTGTGACTAAGGAACAAATAATTTGGAAACCCACTTCTGATTtggatgatggaaaaaaatttgaGCAAAAGCCACTGTTGGAGGCTGATGATCCCAGCCTATTCCAAGAAGTCCAGGATGCCAGAAATGCTTTAATAGAACAA GTTGCAGATCTGGATGATGAATTTGCTGAATTGGTTCTAGGAGAATATAGTGAAAATTTTGACTTAATACCATCTGACAAG TTGCAGTCTGCCATTCGCAGAGTCACTCTAGCTCAGAAAGCAGTACCTGTGCTCTGTGGCAGTGCACTGAAGAACAAAGGGGTGCAGCCTTTACTGGATGCCATTACTATGTACTTGCCTGCTCCTAATGAGCGTTCATATGAGTTTCT acagTGGTACAAAGATGACTTGTGTGCCCTAGCATTTAAAGTTCTCCATGATAAACATCGTGGACCTCTAGTTTTTGTTCGTGTTTACTCAGGTTCACTGAAACCTCAGTCAGCTGTGTATAATATTAACAAAAGTTGCAC TGAGAGAATGAGCCGTCTGCTTCTACCATTTGCTGATCAGCAAATTGAAATACCATCACTAATGCCAGGCAACATTGCCCTTACTGTCGGGTTAAAACAG AGTGCCACTGGAGATACCATAGTGTCATCAAAGGCttcagcagtggctgcagcacGTCGAGctgggagggatgctgggggaGAGAAGAGGTCTACCAGTGAGGTGGAGAGCCTTCTGCTGGCAGGTGTTGAGATCCCTGACCCTGTCTTCTTCTGTACGATTGAACCTCCTTCAATAACCAAACAACAAG ACTTGGATAATGCATTAAGCTGCCTTCAGCGTGAAGATCCAAGTTTAAAAGTGAAGCTAGATCCTGACACAGGACAA ACTATTCTCTGTGGCATGGGTGAACTGCACATAGAGATCATTCACGACCGAATCAAACGTGAATATGGAATTGAGACTTACTTGGGATCTCTTCAGATAGCATACAGGGAAACAATCTTAAATGCTGCCCAAGCTACAG ATGTATTGGACAGAACAGTAGGAGATAAGCGACACTTTGTAACTGCAGAGTTAGAAGTGAGGCCAAGGTTAGGAGAGagagcaacaacaaaacctgtCATCCAGTATGCTCCAAGTGTCATTGAAGGGCTACCCGAAGAACTTCAAGCAGCTATAGAAAATGGAATCACAAATTCATGTATTCAAG gcCCCTTGCTTGGATCCCCAGTTCAGGATATAGATGTGACAGTTCAATCACTGACAGTACATCCTGACACTTCCCACACCATGGTATCAGCCTGTGTCTCCCGTTGCATGCAGAAG GCTATGAAAAAAGCTGGTATACAAGTACTGGAGCCCTTGATGAACCTGGAAATCACAGTAGGTGAAGAGCACCTCAGTGCAGCACTGGCTGACCTTGCACAGCGGAGGGGCAGCATCCAGGAAATCCAGAGTCGTCAAGATAACAGAGTTGTGGTTGCTGCTGTTCCACTGGCAGAAATGATG GGCTACTCAACAGTTTTACGTTCTCTAACATCAGGCTCGGCAACCTTCACTTTGGAGCTTGCCAGCTACCAAGCCCTCAGCAGCCAAGAGCAAAGCGCGCTTCTTCAGAGGAAGATGGGACTGGTGTGA